A region of the Stieleria neptunia genome:
CGTACTTCGCCCGCAAAGGGCGAATCATGGGCGTATGCGTCTTGCCCTTCTTCTTATCGATACGTTGCAAAAGAACTCGCTTGCGGCGCTGAAATCGACGGCGTAAATTGTCGTTCACTCGAAATCCTCTGCTGAGTGAGTGCGTTGAAGTTGTAGTTACCTCCAATACACCCGCAAAACGCCGAGGGTTTCGAGTTTTTTCAGATTTTCATCATCCAGTGTTCGCTTGATTGAGGCCTAGGCTGGCAGGCCCAGCGATTAGAAATGCAGCGTTTCGCTCGGGCTGCGTCTTGGTGGTGTAGGGTCAGAAACGCTGATGTGAAGCCGAAAGGTCGCTTTCACTTCCAGCCGAAGAACCGTGTCTGCGCTTTGCTGGATTTGACTTCGCTTCCGTCGGTCAGTTCGACCATGCGGTGACTGTATTTGCCACCCATATCGCTGCCGTCGGCGAAGAACGTGTCGTAGGTTGCATAAAGACTACCTTTGTAGCCAAGGACGCAACTGGCTTTTAAACCGCGACTCCACAGCTCGCGCGCCAAGAGTTGTGCGAACGCGGGCGACCCCAGGGCGCTGTAGCAGACGTCACACGCAATGGTGCCCAGATATCGTTTTTTCAGGCCTTTCTGGAAAAGCATGTCGACGACCTCTGTGTAACTGCGGTCGGCGCCGCCTGTTCCATGATCTGCCGCGATCTCCGGATCTCCGATCGCACCGTGGCCGGCGATGTGCAACCGAGTGCCGAATCCAAACCCCATCTCCGCAAGTGGTGAGCCCGGACTGTCCAGGTACACCATTTTCCATTTTCGTTTGTGATGGCTGTTGTGACGCTGAGTGTTGTTTTGCTCGTACTCCGTCTTGAAATTACCAGCTTGGTTCTCGTTCCAAGGGATAAATGCAACGCGGTTTTGTGCCATCTTTCATCTCCAGACGAAGCTGCCATTAACGGGGTGGCCTTACTCTACAAAACCGGCAAAGGTCCTGTCAATCATTTTGTCTCCACCATTGTCAGCCCTGGGGCAATCCGTATCGACGCCCACGCGTTTTGCGACTCCGGATGGGAGGTCCGAACCGACGTCGAATTTGCCCGTCGGAACGGTCGGCCAACTCAGAAAACGATTCGGGATCGATGCCAAGCCTCTACGTCTGCCGCCTCGCTGGTGCAGCATCGCGGTGCGGCTCAGTTGAATCCGAAGAACCGCTCTTGCATCTTGCTCGACTTGTGGACCGCGACGCGATTGTCGTTTTCGTCCATCTCATACACCATGCGGTGAGTGTACTTGGAGCCGCCGAGCATTTGCTGCGAGGCAGGGTGATAGGTCGAAATCAGCGGCCCCTTGTAGCCGAGCACACAACTCGCCTTCAGCCCACGCTTGAACAACTCACGGGCAAGCATCTTGGCGTATGACGGCGACCCGATGGCACTGTAGCAGACGTCGCAGGCCACCGTACCGAGATAGTATTTCTTGAGCCCCTTTTCGAACATCATGTCGACCAGTTCCTCGATGCCGACGTCCGCTGCACCCGTCCCGTGGTCAGCACCCAGTTCGGGATCGCCGATTGCGCCGTGCCCGACCACATGGATACGAGTGCCGATTCCTGCACCAACCTTTGCAAGTGGCTTGCCGGGTGTATCGCGACAGATCACCGTTACTTTGCGTTTTCGGTGTGCGCTGCCTTTGTCCGAATGGGCTGCATCAGAATGCTCCGATGCAAACGTCCCCGATTGCGCTCGATCCCACGGGATGAACAGCGTGCGACTGGTTGCCATATGATTTCTCAGGTGTTATTAGGTTCAATCCCATTCACGGTGAACGCGAGTTTCGCACCCTACGCACTTTGACCTGCTGCAGGGGCGTTGTCGCGGTCATAGCGTAGCTTATTGCGAAGATCGCTGCTTTCGAGACGAAAGCCTTGACATTCTTTCCACTCGTATCGGCAGGAATTGGCGTCGCGTTGAGTGCATCAGCGCTGCTGAGGGCATCTGGTTTTGGGGCTGTCTGAACCAGCGAGCCATTCGTGAAGGAAGGACTCAAGCGGTTTTCCCATTCCCTTCCTCCGCGCCGTTATTGGAGAACTCTCTCGCGGACTCTTAAGGTTGTTCCGCCGTGATAGGTGACCAGTAACGCCTGCGACATCGGCGATTGCGCAAAAAGTGTTGTGATGTAGGCCTCTTCCGCCGGCCAGGGGTAGGCGTAGACCACGTCACTGGTGCGCGGACCCATCGGATAGGGCTGGTTCAATGTCTCTTCATCGCATCGTTCGGGCAGCTCGCGATAACTGGATTGGATGAATTCCGCCGTGACGTTCGCTTCGCTTGCCAGGGTTCTGGCGAATCGGCAAAGCGATGGCTCGATCTCAATTCCGCTGGCCTGGTATCCCAACTGTGACGCGATGCAGGTCACCACTCCCAGCCCGCTGCCCCATTCGCAAAACGACAGCTCGCTGCCAAGGCCACGGTCGACGCAGAGGGCGCGAGCATGCTGGAGCGCGTGGTAGGCGATGTAGTAGTTGCTGTTGACCAACAACGGAATCCGCTTTTGAGGCTCGTCCGATTGCATTTTCCCGTGCAGACGCTCGGCGATCTCAATCGTGCGGAGGATCTCCGCCGGCGGTGTGTCCCAGCACACCGGAATGTCAACGTCGATTAAATCCATCG
Encoded here:
- a CDS encoding methyltransferase domain-containing protein, yielding MDLIDVDIPVCWDTPPAEILRTIEIAERLHGKMQSDEPQKRIPLLVNSNYYIAYHALQHARALCVDRGLGSELSFCEWGSGLGVVTCIASQLGYQASGIEIEPSLCRFARTLASEANVTAEFIQSSYRELPERCDEETLNQPYPMGPRTSDVVYAYPWPAEEAYITTLFAQSPMSQALLVTYHGGTTLRVRERVLQ